One Rhinolophus ferrumequinum isolate MPI-CBG mRhiFer1 chromosome X, mRhiFer1_v1.p, whole genome shotgun sequence genomic window, tttggGGGTAAATCTGCTATCTGCTTAGTTTCAATCATAGATTCTTGAGGTTTCCAAGGTTATATtgctggagaaaataaaaattaggcaaCTACAAGAGGAATAGAACTTTGTCTTTTACTGGAAATAAAGTGTGTGCTTTATTGccctatgtcttttcatgacaTCATGTCATGATGCATCAGCAACATAGATAAATGCTCATTCTGACCTTACAGatataatattttgttaacaTCAACTATGATATGGTTTAAAAGCCCTTTGCACAAAACAAGTGGTGCAGAGTGGGTCCAAATGGAGACTCTTATTGGCCACACAAGTCCTTTATAGCTCACACGACAAACAGATCACTTGGGGTCAGTCAACTGAAAATTTACCCCAAGTGAGTGAGAAATGATGGCCTTTTTAATGCATCTGCTGCTTTTATCTAGACATTCTAAAATGGACTCCCACACTGTTGAGACTTGAGTTACCTTTTCATGTGGAATTAGTTCATCAGTCCTCTTTGGACAGTGATCTGCTAGCATGAAGGACACAGGCACTGCTGAACTGGATCAGGAAGCATCAGGGTGCAATGAATGTAGAGCTGACCTGCACATCAGAAAACCTGGGCCCTGGTGCCAACTTGGCTACTTCCTACTTATGTGACTTTAGATGAGGCATCTGACCTCACTGAAtttctcctgcttccttcccaggcATGTCAGAAGAAGCAAATAAAGACTCTTTgtgacaaaaactcatagacagacaatagtttagtggttaccagagaaaaAGTGGGGAGGAGgtaggtagaaaagggtaaagggggtcaaatgtattttgatggacggagaactgactcggtggtgaacacacagtgtgatatatagatgatgtattatagaaatgtacaattgaaaccgataaaattttactaaccaatgtcaccccaataaatttaattttaaaagactcttTGTGAAAGCACTTTCAAAATCAAAagttattatataaatgtttcctTCTGAATCCTAAATTATCAATCCCCTAGCCTGACAGCCTCAATTGGAAAGCCCAATAAATgaccattatttttcatttggtttgttCACAGAcactgataagtctagtacttcCAAACAGGAGTCTGAAATGATGAGGAAGGTATCATCAGCTCTGTCCAAAGTATTTTCAAGATCTAAAGAAAATGTTCCCAAATCTTCCTCACCCCTCACCGGGACAGAAGCTGAGGCTGCTATACCTGACATCAGTAAGCCTGCTGACCTTCCTCAAAAAATAAACGGTTTGTGAAGTATGATACTGTGTCCTAGATGCTGATCCTATAAATGCTGAAAATATGagcaaaaatattacaaaaagacAGTTGGAAAAAGAAGAGGGTTTTGATAATGCTTTTGATAGGCATTTTGGCATGAGAAGAGGGGCTGTGCCTCACATGTAGATATATGTACCAGGCAGTGTGGGATTTGAGCCCTGCTCTTGAGGGCCCCAAAGCCTGACTGAGAAGACTAACTTAGAAGCAAAAGTGTGACACCAATAAGACTGTGTCATCATGTATTTTGAGTGTTCTAGGGGTTCAAAGAAAGGGGGTCATCGCTGTGAGCTAGAGTGGTCAGAATAAGTTTCCTGGAGGAACTGGAATTGAGGCAATCCTCCCAGAACAGGTAGTATTAGGTGGGCCTGGAAAGCACCTGGGAAGCTTTCACTGCCATACCTGAATGGTCTAGTTCAGTGCTGTCCGGCAGCAAAGAtggaaatacagtagtacctcggttttcgaacatctccattgacgaacatttcggtttacaaacaccgtaaacccagaagtaaatgcttcggttttcgaacacacccCGAAAGTCAAACGTGTCAcgggcttccgctgagtgcaagatcctgaggcctagctgtcggctgttttccaacatttcagaactcgaatggtcttccagaatggattacgttcgaaaatcgaggtaccactgtatatatgCTCATTCCAGTACAGCAGCCACTAGCCCCACGTGGCTACTGAATAACTAGTATaattgaggaactgaattttttcattttgatttatttcaatttaaatagcaATGTGGGGCTAGTGGCTCCCTTGTTAGACAGTGCAAGTTGACTTAGTACATGGCCTCTCGGGCACTAACCAATTCAGATTAGGTTGACGGGTTCCCTGAAAGTTAATTTCCGAAGTTGATCCCCACTGCCTACACCAGTGTAGTGATCTGCCTCCTTAGAGCTTCAAAACATGTTTACAGAAGGGATGTCCTGTACCAGATAAGGATTATTTCCAATTTAGGATTCCATAAGTCCATAAACTGCCAAGACTGATACTTATTAGGTAGATGCCCTAATAGGTTAGAGGAAGcaaaaagagacagacagaatGTTAATTAGGTCACATGAAAGAAATACTAATACACCAAGAACTAAAAAGTATTCTTAATGAGCACTTCATTCGATGTGCCTGTTTAGCTTTGAGGTCACTGGGAATTTGTCACCAATTAAGTCCTACTGTCTTCTGTGAAGTgaatgaggaaagaaacaaacattcaCTGTTCCCAAAGATCAACTAAAACCAATGGCTCGCTGGTTGTTTCAGGCTGGGCCTAGTGCAGCACATATATGCACCTCTCAGATCTCTGACTACAGGGAGCATAAGCCACAGCTGCCAAGCtctgaaatccaaaacactgcTGCTGCAGAAATCCACCATCACTGCATTTTCACCAAGGCCACACTTCCCACAGGCTGCTCTCAGCCAATGACTGAATGTGGCAGAGATATTAAGACAGATAATTCCTACAAGACACAGGACACCCTTAACATGCAACTTCGGGTGAGGGATGCTGTCAGGGAAACACCCCAAGCTCACACAAAATAGCAAGGAGTAGACCGGACACTACTTTCACAGGTGTAAAAAGTAGTGAGACTTAATGGGTTAGAACAAAATGGCTTATTACAAAACAGCCAACAGCCTGAGTATCAGTGGTTTTACCAGTTCCCCTGCCCCCAAGTTCCACAGGGCCATGCAACAGGCTCAGATGGGTTGTACCCATGCACTGGGTGGTATCACTGATGAGGAACCTGGGGTCAAGAGACTGAGACTTTTGGAGCAATGAGCAAACAATCCAGTACCCCTGCCCTGGGAAGCAAGCAGTTAAATGTTGGGCACACTGGTCACCTTGCCCTACAGATGTGGCTCAGTATCAGGAGATAGGTAAGCCTTGCTTTAAAGACCCCCATCAAGAGTGTGCAGGGATGTTCAGGGTCGACGGTGAAGTGTCTCTCCCAACAGATACATTTGCTTTCCCAAAATGTTCTTAGAACTGCACCACACAGTCTAAGACTGCCTACCCACTCCTTTCCCCCGCTCCTCCACAGGGGTTAAGCCTGCATCGAGTCTGACAGCTCTCTCTGACTCCTCTGGCTCCCTCCCCGTTTTCCCTTACAGGCATGTTCCCTAATAAATTTCATGTCTAACCTCTTCACAGTATCTGCTTCTCAGAGAACCCAAACACAAATGGTGCCAGTGATGATCCAAGGAAACAGGCTGTGATGAAGTGGAGTTCTGGGACTGCTTCAGTCATTGGTGGGCAAAATGGACACTGTTCTGAGGAGGTGTGTGGCATGGATACTCCCAGGCATGGAGTGGCAGTCCAACTGCTAAAGATGTCTCTGGAGATGATCTAGGAAAAACTGAGAATAGCCTTGTAGAAGTGGTGGTTCAGACTTTTGAAAATTACAGGAGTAAGGCCTACAGAGACAGTGGAGATGGCTGGATACTGCCCTGTGGCATGGTAATAAGAAATGGATGACAGTTGATAAGTACCTAAGTCTAATTGTGAGAGCCACAGGGCTCCCATGGAGCTTACAAAGAGGCCCTTATGTCCTGCAGTGGAGCAGACATAGCTCAACAGTGGACAAAGTAGAATTGCAGAACTCCAGGgaaataatcaatatttaaaacGTGGCAGATGTGCTTTGCTGAAGTCAGGACCTCATGACTTCTAATTGGTTGGAAAATCCTGAGACCCTGAAACATGGGGTGAGAACATCTGGCCAGACTTCCCTGACAGCATTGGGCCTTTAGACACCCCTGCTCAGCTCTCGTCTGCAGGGGACCACTATTCCCTAGGAAGAGCTAGCATTTGCCTTGTGCTGGTAGATGCTGCAGAGACCACTCCTCCCACCGGGCAACCAGTGTCCCATTCCAAGGAGCTGTGTCCAGCCCCTCTCCTTGTTACTAAGGTGCTAACGGGGGTTAAGTCCTATCATAATATGGCTGAGGAAGTGCTGGTCCTAATAAATGAGAAGAGTATATGCCAAAGAGCTACAACAATTAGCTGGCAGGTACTGACAGGAGCCAAGGAAGCACTGGGTTTGGATTTCAAGGGTGCTATATATTAAAGAGGGCCAGAAAACAAGAATTCAGACTTGGGAGCACTTTTTCAGGATAGAGGATTTAACCCACTGGCAAGGACCAAAGGGAATGAGAAGTCTCTACTAGGTTGGCTTTTCAAGGCCTGGAGAAAGTGATGGCCACCACTGAGCAAAGTGAAACACCCAAACTGTGCTGacaaagggcagagaaaggaatgaaaaagcagAGGGAAGTGGGCATGCTGGAGTGGCTAGATAATGTGAGGTCAAAAGCCCCACCAGAGGGCAGTGTTCCACAGGGGAACCCAGAGGACACCCTATTCACCAAGGCCATCATGAAGGCACTGGTGAAAGGGGCACCAGCATCACTAAGTGCAGAGATAGCCTCGTCTACAGGCCAGGAATGGCAGTAAGAGACCATCACATACCTGGGGCCCCAGAGTAATAGACACCAGGTAGAGGTGCTTacccaccagaagccaggaggcCACAAACACCAAGACAAACTACAAGGTCTGAAAGGCAGCCAAGGGAGCTTTACCCACACGGAGTTGTGGACAGGGGACTGGACCATGGTGTCCTTAGGACCAATACAGCCAGCCAACAAGGGTATTGCTCAAGCTCCACAAGCTGAAAAAGAGTGGAGGAATAGGGGGTTGAAGGAggtttccccaataaaaagtcctaaTTCCTCACTCAGTTTCCACACTTCAGCCCATTTTCAGATCTGGAAGAGGTATCTGGATACCTAGGAGGAAGGAAAATTGAGTTGGTGATTCCCCAAGAACTTCTTCCAAAGGGACCCATAGCCACTCACTTGGCTATATGTACACTGGGGAAAGAACAgccaaatatttgaatatttgaggAATACTGGACTCAAGATCAAAGTTGATATTGATACCTAGACACCTGAAGCCATCCCCACAGCCCTTGTCAGACTTGGGGGCTTTAGGGGCCAAGTAATAACTGAAGTCCTGGCTAAAATAGGACTCACAGTGGGCCTGCAGACCTACCCAGTGGTCAGTTCCCAGTCTTAAAGTGTGGAACTGGAATCGAGTTGATGGCTGGGAGTAATCCCCACGTGATTCCTTGTAGGGCCGTCACAATGAGGAAAGCCAAGTGGAAACCCCTGACACTGCCCCCCCCCCATCACCATCAACAAGAGTAAAGTGTGACGGATATTTTTCTGTATCAACTTGCCTTAGGCCATAGCACTCCATTAGTCAAACACTAACCCAGGTGTTGCTGTATTTTGAAGATGTggttaacatctacaatcagttCACGTTAAGTAAATTATCCTCAATAATTTGGGCctgcctcatccaatcagttgaaagccttAAGAGCAAAATTGAGATTTCCCTGAAGAAATTCCACCTGTGGACTGCAGTGTCAGCTTCTGCCTAAGTTTCCAGCTTGCCGGTCTGCCCTATACATTTCAGATTTGCATAACTAGCCCCCACAACTGCATTAGACATGTATATTCCCTGTCATATATACATAACATCCCAGGGGAGATGGAGTAGATCAGTACCACCACTGAATACCTGAAAGATGCAGAGTGGTAGCCTCTATCATCTATTTGGGGGTTCCTGCATGACCAGCTTAAGGAGAGCCCAGCTTGAGAGTGGTTTGCAGATGAGTCAGCTCAGTGTGTGGATGCAAAATGAAGATGGATGGTATTTGCATTACAGCCACATTCAGgggtagagaaggaaaatgtttCCAATGGACGGAACCACAAGCAGTGCACTTAACTTGGTGTGGAAGAAGTGGCCTGAAGTGAGACTACTGAAGATGTAGATTCGTAGGCAGTGGCCAATGGCCTAGCCATCTAGCTAGCCTGGAAGGGAAAGGGCTGGAGGATCAGAGACAAGGAGGTCTGGTGTAAAGGCTGTGGACTAACACATGGGAACAGGGAAAGTGTGGAGATTTCTGCGCTACATGGTAACAGCCTCTAGACAGCATCCACCAAGCAGATAAAATGACTCAGCCAGGTGAATGGCCCTTCATTAATGGCTACCACACAACTGGCATGAGGGACATGCAAGCAGAGTAGTCACATGGCTGATGAAGGCCCAACAGCAAAGAATCCTGCTCACCAAGGCCAATCTGTGGGACTCCTTTGACAGGCAACTTTGACTCAAGGACTCATCATTGGTCTTGCTGAAATGTCCTTAGAACTCTACAGCAGTCTTAAGACTTTTCCTACCCaaccatccttctttccttccctctcttcttgaGGTCAGACCTACATCAATCTGACAGCTTTCCCAGACTCCTCCGACTCCTTCCCCATTTTCCCTCTTGGACACTCCCCTCCACAAAAGAAAAGCTCTTGCACATCTAATCTAGGACTAACACACCAAGTAACTTAGTGCACTCACTAGTAAAGCTCTAGCCCTCTGTTTTGCAGTCAGAAATTCAGTTTTAACAATTCAGCAGGGTTATTAAGGTCCTGTGAACTAGTTCCTACCAAACTCATAAGTGACCGATTGCTAAAATAGAAAGACAGCACTCACAAAATGGGAAAGAACTGCCAAGTAGGCCAGATATGCAATGGAGTGAGGAAAGTGTCTCCATCTTGGCAAGAGCAGCTACTTGAAAAGCAAACTAAACACATAAGTAGCCCGGCATGTCTGGAAAATGGAAAGGCAGCTGGCTAgccaacccaaatgtccatccactgaggaacagataaacaaaatgtggtgtatccatacaatggtgCATCATTCGGCCATAAAAAGTACTgatcagtacttcattcccttttatggaTGGACCTCGAAAACCTACTAAGTGAAAgacaccagacacaaaaggccacatattgtatgattctacttatatgaaatgtccagaataggtaaatccataaaaatggaaagcaaatcgATAGTTTCCAGGGACaaggaggagggaatggggagtcaCTGCTGAATGGGTACAAGGTTTCATTTGGGGGTGacgaaaatattttggaactagatgGGGGGGTGATtttacaacactgtgaatgtactaaatgccacgggattgttccctttaaaatggttaattttatgttatgtgaatttcacctcgataaataaaaatataaataaataaataaatttgtaaggaaaaaaatacgGAGACATAtaacaactaaaacaaaaaaaaagcaaaaaagcaaaagatgtttaaatattcaaaaacaggaaggggtggggagggagcaggcTGATATTACCAATAATTATCACATTCACATCAAGCTGTCCAAACCTAGTTAAGCCACACATCTCTACTCTATGGGTCTAGCTGCCAACTGGAAAGGTCACTGCAAGGGTTCTAAACATCCAGCATGAAAACTAGAATTCTAGAATTACCTGGCATTTCCCCTTTCCTGGACATTTCATCATAAATTGGGTCATAAATTCAAGGGCCATATATATGAACCCAATTTTAGGATACATACTTTGATAAATACCAAGCATATTCCCAGGGGCAATGGATTTTGCTCAAAACTCCAGGGCATTTAGCTGTTGAAACTACAGCTCTCTCAATGACTCTAACACCAAGGGATTCAAAAATTCAGCCTCAAAGATTTTACATACAGAAACAGTAAAAGCATAACTGAATTTAACTGCATTTCCAATTCTACCAAGCAGCTGCCGAGGCTGTGGCTTCAGTGATGATGCCTGCGATCACTGGGATTCGAGGGCTCCCGGTCCCAGGAGTGCCGGGCCCTTTTATGCCTATGGGATTTATCTCGGCTCCTACTTCTACTTCTATGGCTATGCCCCTCAGAACGCCCCTCATGTCGGCTAGAATGTTTGTCTGAGCTTCGACCTCTGTGCCTATCcctgttcttttcttctctttcttgcctcCTGCTTGAGGACTTGTGCTCATGCTTGGGCTTCTCCTTCTTCGGCTCCCTCTCTCGGTCCTCTGCGCCCCTGAGGCAGGTCGTCCTGCTCTCAGGAGAGCTGGGGTAGTGCTTGCACGTCTCCCTGGACTCTGACTTCTGACCCCTGTCTGAGTTCTTGCTGCTGTGCTTTTTCGAGCCAGGGTCGTCCTTTTCCTTTATTGTCTTGCTTCGGGGAGATGAGGAGGCTGGCTGCTCTGTTGGTACCTCCCGGTcattcttctctttgtctttctttcttttctttttttcctttttgtctggaGGGAAAAAGTGGTGCAATCAATAAGAAAAGGGAGATGGGGgatatgcaaaagaaaaacatccttGGCATTAGTGCCAAGCAGTCATAGTCTATATACTTCCAGAAAAGTATCTCTAAGAAGCCAAGCTGGATCTGTCACCCTTGATATGTCAAGTTGCTGTATAAGGCAATTTTCacccttaattacctctttaaagatcccatctccaaaaagaaaaaaaaaacaccatatatatatatatctcatacctccaaatacagtcactttctgcggacttcaacatacgaatgttaggggacacaattcaacccataacattaGCCTTCCGCTGATACCTCCCCTTTCCTAACTAAAGTAAGGTTTCCCACACCTCCCCCTGCTCCACACTGAAGAACTGATTATCAACTCTCAGTGAACGCCAGGAATTGCAAACACCAACACTACCCAGAATCTTCTTTTGGGTCTTAACGTTTtaccttttttgtgttttttggtggGTTTGTCATCTTCAGAACCCTCAGATGAATTCGGTGAGGGGGTTTGAGCCCCACAGCCCTTATTCTGGACCTCTCTGGTCACATCATCCATTTCTTCTGAGTCTTTTGGAGCCCGATAGTTAGACACATGATCCACTCGGATAGTTCTTCCTTTGA contains:
- the RBMX2 gene encoding LOW QUALITY PROTEIN: RNA-binding motif protein, X-linked 2 (The sequence of the model RefSeq protein was modified relative to this genomic sequence to represent the inferred CDS: deleted 1 base in 1 codon), whose protein sequence is MRSAASPGSPCVSAEREPVEMNPLTKVKLINELNEREVQLGVADKVSWHSEYKDSAWIFLGGLPYELTEGDIICVFSQYGEIVNINLVRDKKTGKSKGFCFLCYEDQRSTILAVDNFNGIKIKGRTIRVDHVSNYRAPKDSEEMDDVTREVQNKGCGAQTPSPNSSEGSEDDKPTKKHKKDKKEKKKRKKDKEKNDREVPTEQPASSSPRSKTIKEKDDPGSKKHSSKNSDRGQKSESRETCKHYPSSPESRTTCLRGAEDREREPKKEKPKHEHKSSSRRQEREEKNRDRHRGRSSDKHSSRHEGRSEGHSHRSRSRSRDKSHRHKRARHSWDREPSNPSDRRHHH